The Gloeobacter morelensis MG652769 genome contains the following window.
TCGGCAGTGATCGGCAGCGGCAGTGCCTGGGAGAGTTTGCCCAAGGCGAGCTGTTTGTGGGTTTGCAAAGTGGCGACAAGCAAATGCAAAAACAGAGACTGTCGCGCAGTGAGCAGGTGTGCGAAGAAGGTCTGGTAGAATGCAGGCATCATTGTTTTTTTGGATGGACTTGGGCGACATCCCAAGTCCATTTTCCTATGTAGCGATGCCTGGAATGCTTGTCCAGTCCGGTTTGTGAGCTACTCTGTCACCCCTTGAAGACAATTTCAACAATCTTTGCCAGGGCAACCATGAGATTCTCGCCTATCGTAGCTGCATGTGTGGTCAGTCTTAGCGTTCTGTCTGCGCCAGTTGTTGCTGAGCAAAGTGTGGCCGAGTCTTTGCGCAAACTAAAGTCGACTGGTAATTGTGTAAATTGCAATCTGAGGGGAGCAAATCTTTCTCGGATTGTACTCATCGAGAAAGATTTAAGCGGTGCTGACCTAACGGGCGCAAATCTAGAACTTGCTATTTTGATTGGTACAAAATTCAGAGGTTCCATATTGAATCAAGCCCGATTGCAAAGTGCAAATTTAACTAAAGCCGATTTTAGCAAAGCGAGCATGCAAAGTGCAGATTTTAAGTTTGCTAATTTAGCTAGCGCAACACTCAGTCAAGTGGACGCCCAGGGGGCAGATTTTAATAGTTCGAAGGTCAAAGGAGCGGATTTTACCTGCGCGAATCTTAGCGGAGCAATTTTGTACAGCCAGGACTTCCGTCAAGCCAATTTCATGAATGCAGACGTGACCGGAGCTACGGGAGGATCACTTTCCGAGGTGCCTGGAAGTCCTCAAGCTTGTCCTCGACCTTAATCATAAGATTCAACTTTAGAGGCGGAACATATTAAATTGGTACGCAACCTTCCCATATTTGGCTGCTCGGCCAGAGCATAAATCTTCTGGTCGATTGTGTCGACAAAAGCATCCGCATGCGCTTCACTGTCATCGGCAATATAATCCCAGATTTCAGCAAGCTCAGCGATGAAACGAGGGCATTCTATCAGGCTCAACGCCTCGCGAACGACATCACTTGATGATGTGTAAAGGCCAGACGCGCCTTTCTGCCTGATCATCTCCTCAAGTTGAGGGGTTAGATTGACGTTCATCGTCATGGCAACCTCTATTATTTCTGTGGCAAATAGATTCTGAAGTCAGGGATTGGCAAAAATTGCCAACTAATTAATGAACTCGAAGGTTAATTTGTTGTGAAAACTACCTCGTGCAGCGTAGGCTGGTACTCGTTGTCGGCCAGGGAAAGCATCTCCGCGAATATGGACGAGAAGGGACGATTGCAATCCATGGCGGCGTATTCCTCCAGTGAGCGCCAGTGGCCGTAATTGATGCAGCGCCACCCGTCCAGGCTGCGGTGGGCGTGGGTTGAAATCAACCCGGTCTGCCCGGACACCATTCCCAGCGCTTGAATGAATAATTCGACAAACCGGGGTTGGTTTTCGGGAGCTTTCATCTTGAAGATGCCGAAATTGATGAGTCCTTCCATGCCTGTAAAGGTCTGCATTTGGCTGCCCGCCGGTTCCTCGGCGAAGATTTCGTACAGGTGGGCGTCGGGTGAGGCGAAATCGGCCAAAGGCGGAGTCGCCACGTAAGTATCCGGGGTGGCCCACTGGATATATCCCGTTACCCGCAGACCGTCGCGACTGCGGTGGACGGTCCCGGACACGAATCCCGGTAACGGCTGGGCTGTGGACTCGATGTGCGCGATCAGAGACTGTACCAGGGCCGATTGTTGCTCGGGTTCGACCGCGAAGACGGCAAACTCTGCAGGAAGACCACTGCTTCTGGCGATAGCGGGCATTTCAGCAACTCAGGCGCAGCAGAAATGATTATCCAATGGAGTTACCCAATGGAGCAATGCGGCTGGCGCTTAAAACTCGCGCAATAGCGAGGCTGTGTAGGGCGATTGGTGCAGATGCGCTTTGCCGACCGAACCGAACAGCTCCAGCATGTTGCGCAC
Protein-coding sequences here:
- a CDS encoding antibiotic biosynthesis monooxygenase family protein, whose amino-acid sequence is MPAIARSSGLPAEFAVFAVEPEQQSALVQSLIAHIESTAQPLPGFVSGTVHRSRDGLRVTGYIQWATPDTYVATPPLADFASPDAHLYEIFAEEPAGSQMQTFTGMEGLINFGIFKMKAPENQPRFVELFIQALGMVSGQTGLISTHAHRSLDGWRCINYGHWRSLEEYAAMDCNRPFSSIFAEMLSLADNEYQPTLHEVVFTTN
- a CDS encoding ribbon-helix-helix domain-containing protein is translated as MTMNVNLTPQLEEMIRQKGASGLYTSSSDVVREALSLIECPRFIAELAEIWDYIADDSEAHADAFVDTIDQKIYALAEQPNMGRLRTNLICSASKVESYD
- a CDS encoding pentapeptide repeat-containing protein → MVSLSVLSAPVVAEQSVAESLRKLKSTGNCVNCNLRGANLSRIVLIEKDLSGADLTGANLELAILIGTKFRGSILNQARLQSANLTKADFSKASMQSADFKFANLASATLSQVDAQGADFNSSKVKGADFTCANLSGAILYSQDFRQANFMNADVTGATGGSLSEVPGSPQACPRP